The following proteins are encoded in a genomic region of Nocardioides renjunii:
- a CDS encoding nucleoside hydrolase, with amino-acid sequence MLDVDTGIDDALALLYAAASPALDLCGVTTVVGNVPAGVAARNSAAVLAHAGAHDVPVVTGAARTTSGAGPRTGPTNHGPDGLGGVPVPPVPETTGPETTGPETTGPETTGPETTGLGVADVVEAAGAGGPVTLVGLAPMTNLTALAPLADEVVVLGGELAAGDPPELNAAHDPVATARLLAGDRSFTLYVIDVFERVSVRAEDVARLRSSNRPAARLAGELLAVRRGRLIGDAGALVLLTHPGLFRVEPRRIGLVGDRLTETPDGRWTDVVVDVDAAAAATAYVDALLGPAVPL; translated from the coding sequence GTGCTCGACGTCGACACCGGCATCGACGACGCCCTGGCTCTGCTCTACGCCGCCGCGAGCCCCGCGCTCGACCTGTGCGGGGTGACGACCGTGGTGGGCAACGTCCCGGCAGGGGTCGCGGCCCGCAACTCGGCGGCCGTCCTCGCGCACGCCGGCGCCCACGACGTACCAGTGGTGACCGGGGCCGCTCGGACGACCTCCGGCGCCGGGCCGCGGACCGGTCCCACCAACCACGGACCCGACGGGCTCGGCGGGGTCCCGGTGCCACCCGTGCCCGAGACCACCGGGCCCGAGACCACCGGGCCCGAGACCACCGGACCCGAGACCACCGGACCCGAGACCACCGGGCTCGGCGTCGCGGACGTCGTGGAGGCAGCCGGCGCGGGTGGACCGGTCACCCTGGTCGGGCTCGCCCCGATGACCAACCTCACCGCGCTCGCACCCCTGGCCGACGAGGTCGTCGTGCTGGGTGGCGAGCTGGCGGCGGGCGACCCGCCCGAGCTCAACGCGGCCCACGACCCCGTCGCCACCGCTCGGCTCCTGGCGGGAGACCGGTCCTTCACGCTCTATGTGATCGACGTGTTCGAGCGGGTCTCGGTGCGTGCGGAGGACGTCGCCCGGCTCCGGTCGTCCAACCGCCCGGCCGCACGCCTGGCCGGGGAGCTCCTCGCCGTGCGACGGGGTCGACTGATCGGTGACGCGGGCGCGCTCGTGCTGCTCACCCACCCCGGGCTGTTCCGGGTCGAGCCGCGACGGATCGGCCTGGTCGGCGACCGCCTCACCGAGACGCCGGACGGCCGGTGGACCGACGTGGTGGTCGACGTCGACGCCGCGGCCGCGGCGACCGCGTACGTCGACGCGCTCCTGGGCCCGGCCGTTCCGCTCTGA
- a CDS encoding hemerythrin domain-containing protein yields the protein MPPIDDASRPRVSGSVELTPRQRAGGDHLRMIHDHFRHELEALTRAVQSLQDGAGDADAVRAGVHGLAPSLTAQQVAGMCGQVCRFLTMHHSIEDQSMFPAVATLEAYAPVAQRLAEEHLVVHAHLELVDDLALAVRSDPSRVDELVAAVAALRADLESHFTYEETEMAEPLGLLGLGV from the coding sequence GTGCCGCCCATCGACGACGCCAGCCGTCCCCGCGTGTCGGGCTCCGTCGAGCTGACGCCGCGGCAGCGCGCGGGCGGCGACCACCTCCGGATGATCCACGACCACTTCCGCCACGAGCTCGAGGCGCTCACCCGGGCCGTGCAGTCCCTGCAGGACGGGGCGGGGGACGCCGACGCCGTACGGGCCGGGGTCCACGGGCTGGCGCCGTCGCTGACGGCCCAGCAGGTCGCCGGGATGTGCGGGCAGGTGTGTCGCTTCCTCACGATGCACCACTCGATCGAGGACCAGAGCATGTTCCCCGCGGTCGCGACGCTGGAGGCCTACGCCCCCGTCGCGCAGCGGCTGGCCGAGGAGCACCTCGTCGTCCACGCCCACCTCGAGCTGGTCGACGACCTGGCCCTGGCCGTCCGGTCCGACCCCTCCCGCGTCGACGAGTTGGTCGCGGCCGTCGCCGCGCTGCGCGCCGACCTCGAGTCGCACTTCACCTACGAGGAGACCGAGATGGCCGAGCCGCTCGGCCTGCTCGGCCTGGGCGTGTGA
- a CDS encoding phosphoenolpyruvate carboxykinase (GTP): MADLEAVMDEAGLTNPQVREFVKEYAELTGAERIEVVNASDDARLLEEAVAAGELQRAGEGRYYSRSYHKDTARSEERTIVATNDEKDRGVYNNWRPASEMKPMLHERMRGASQGRTMYVIPYLMAPAGNALEPWAAGVELTDTRTVVLHMIRMARVGVRYVNDLEDQGSFVRAVHVTGDLEHLGQGTPDDQRYFVTVADERTILHFGSSYGGNALLGKIAHGLRQGAYDGWASRKFLAEQYMLIGIHDKETGKTYHVCGGFPSASGKTNLAMMAAPDALGDRYHVSFYGDDIAWLWVDEETGRLMGMNPEYGVFGVAKDTNETTNPNALHSIDEGSQAIFTNVAYNPSTGEVWWEGKTPKPPSNVRGWLDWTGSPLADRKSNDTAAWAHPNSRFTTTLDNVPNIAPDYDEPAGVPIDAIIFGGRTSDREPLIRAITDLAEGVYDGLTLGAEATFAAEGVDGQLRYDPMSNRPFMAYGEGDYARHYLDIVGAAKEQPIFAHVNWFQKDPDDGHFLWPGYRDNLRPLLWLLQLKNGEVEGRRTAVGIIPTEEELDLSGMDVPDRDLERILTIDKERWQQEMGFREEHLAQFDRMPEEIWEAHRRVAADLEGEA, from the coding sequence ATGGCAGATCTCGAGGCAGTCATGGACGAGGCCGGACTGACCAACCCCCAGGTCCGTGAGTTCGTGAAGGAGTACGCCGAGCTCACCGGCGCCGAGCGCATCGAGGTGGTCAACGCCTCCGACGACGCGCGGCTCCTCGAGGAGGCCGTGGCGGCCGGGGAGCTCCAGCGCGCCGGCGAGGGGCGCTACTACTCGCGCAGCTACCACAAGGACACCGCCCGCTCCGAGGAGCGCACCATCGTCGCGACCAACGACGAGAAGGACCGCGGCGTCTACAACAACTGGCGGCCGGCCTCGGAGATGAAGCCGATGCTGCACGAGCGGATGCGCGGCGCCTCGCAGGGCAGGACGATGTACGTCATCCCCTACCTGATGGCCCCGGCCGGCAACGCCCTCGAGCCGTGGGCGGCCGGCGTCGAGCTCACCGACACGCGCACCGTGGTGCTGCACATGATCCGGATGGCCCGCGTCGGCGTGCGCTACGTCAACGACCTCGAGGACCAGGGCTCGTTCGTCCGCGCGGTGCACGTCACCGGCGACCTGGAGCATCTCGGCCAGGGCACCCCCGACGACCAGCGCTACTTCGTCACCGTCGCCGACGAGCGCACCATTCTCCACTTCGGCTCGTCCTACGGCGGCAACGCGCTGCTCGGCAAGATCGCCCACGGCCTGCGGCAGGGGGCGTACGACGGCTGGGCGAGCCGGAAGTTCCTCGCCGAGCAGTACATGCTCATCGGCATCCACGACAAGGAGACCGGGAAGACGTACCACGTCTGTGGCGGCTTCCCGAGCGCCTCCGGCAAGACCAACCTGGCGATGATGGCCGCCCCCGACGCCCTCGGCGACCGCTACCACGTGTCGTTCTACGGCGACGACATCGCGTGGCTCTGGGTCGACGAGGAGACCGGCCGGCTCATGGGGATGAACCCGGAGTACGGCGTGTTCGGGGTCGCCAAGGACACCAACGAGACCACCAACCCCAACGCGCTGCACTCCATCGACGAGGGCTCGCAGGCGATCTTCACCAACGTCGCCTACAACCCGAGCACCGGCGAGGTCTGGTGGGAGGGCAAGACGCCGAAGCCGCCGAGCAACGTCCGCGGCTGGCTCGACTGGACCGGGTCGCCGCTCGCCGACCGCAAGAGCAACGACACCGCAGCGTGGGCGCACCCCAACAGCCGGTTCACCACGACGCTCGACAACGTCCCCAACATCGCCCCCGACTACGACGAGCCGGCGGGCGTGCCGATCGACGCGATCATCTTCGGCGGCCGCACGAGCGACCGCGAGCCGCTGATCCGGGCGATCACCGACCTCGCCGAGGGCGTCTACGACGGTCTGACGCTCGGCGCGGAGGCGACCTTCGCGGCCGAGGGCGTCGACGGCCAGCTGCGCTACGACCCGATGTCGAACCGGCCGTTCATGGCCTACGGCGAGGGTGACTACGCCCGCCACTACCTCGACATCGTCGGCGCGGCGAAGGAGCAGCCGATCTTCGCGCACGTCAACTGGTTCCAGAAGGACCCCGACGACGGCCACTTCCTGTGGCCCGGCTACCGCGACAACCTGCGCCCGCTGCTGTGGCTGCTGCAGCTCAAGAACGGTGAGGTCGAGGGTCGGCGCACCGCGGTCGGCATCATCCCGACCGAGGAGGAGCTCGACCTGTCCGGCATGGACGTGCCGGACCGGGACCTCGAGCGCATCCTCACCATCGACAAGGAGCGGTGGCAGCAGGAGATGGGCTTCCGCGAGGAGCACCTCGCCCAGTTCGACCGGATGCCCGAGGAGATCTGGGAGGCCCACCGCCGGGTCGCCGCCGACCTCGAGGGCGAGGCCTGA
- a CDS encoding sulfite exporter TauE/SafE family protein — protein sequence MQKLVMFALVGVAAQLVDGSLGMAYGVTSTTLLLMIGTNPAMASAMVQLAQLGTTAASGIAHHSFGNVDWRVVRNIAVPGAVGAFVGATLLVNMPVDLAKVVMSVLLLALGSYLLVRFTVKGFDSTRVGQPVSRRFLVPLGGIAGFVDATAGGGWGPIGTPALLANGRMEPRKVIGSVSTSEFVVTLAASIGFLTALGFAGIQWQIVLGLLIGGVIVAPFAAMLVKVIPARMLGSLVGGLIVLTNTRTLVNADLVAVPGNVAVVLYVAIAAVWGFAVNHSWRAHKADVAREAELEAMRAPVEA from the coding sequence GTGCAGAAGCTCGTCATGTTCGCCCTCGTGGGCGTCGCCGCCCAGCTCGTCGACGGCAGCCTGGGGATGGCGTACGGCGTCACCTCCACGACGCTGCTGCTGATGATCGGCACCAACCCGGCCATGGCCTCCGCGATGGTCCAGCTCGCGCAGCTCGGCACGACGGCCGCCTCGGGCATCGCGCACCACTCCTTCGGCAACGTCGACTGGCGCGTCGTGCGCAACATCGCTGTCCCCGGCGCCGTCGGCGCGTTCGTCGGCGCCACGCTGCTGGTCAACATGCCCGTCGACCTGGCGAAGGTCGTCATGTCGGTGCTGCTGCTGGCGCTCGGCTCCTACCTCCTCGTGCGCTTCACCGTGAAGGGCTTCGACTCCACCCGGGTCGGCCAGCCGGTGAGCCGCCGCTTCCTCGTCCCGCTCGGCGGGATCGCCGGCTTCGTCGACGCGACCGCCGGCGGCGGCTGGGGCCCGATCGGCACCCCTGCCCTCCTCGCCAACGGCCGGATGGAGCCGCGCAAGGTCATCGGGTCGGTCAGCACCTCCGAGTTCGTCGTCACCCTCGCCGCCTCGATCGGCTTCCTCACCGCGCTCGGCTTCGCCGGCATCCAGTGGCAGATCGTCCTCGGCCTGCTCATCGGCGGCGTGATCGTCGCCCCGTTCGCCGCGATGCTGGTCAAGGTCATCCCCGCCCGGATGCTCGGCTCGCTGGTCGGTGGCCTGATCGTGCTGACCAACACCCGCACCCTCGTCAACGCCGACCTGGTCGCCGTGCCGGGCAACGTCGCGGTCGTCCTCTACGTCGCGATCGCCGCGGTGTGGGGCTTCGCGGTGAACCACTCGTGGCGCGCCCACAAGGCCGACGTGGCCCGCGAGGCGGAGCTCGAGGCGATGCGCGCGCCGGTCGAGGCCTGA
- a CDS encoding phosphoenolpyruvate carboxykinase (GTP) — MTATIDTQTTPPTEQPTTHQGILAWVTEVAELTQPDAIHWCTGSDEEWQQLTAALEATGTFTRLDPDLMPNSFHAASDPTDVARVEDRTYICSVRERDAGPTNNWMDPAEMKDLMRGLYAGCMRGRTMYVVPFVMGHLEADHPMFGIEVTDSAYVTVSMRVMARMGTDVLRRIEELADAGEDPQWVPALHSVGMPLEPGQDDVSWPCNDTKYIVQFPEERMIWSFGSGYGGNALLGKKCYALRIASVMARDEGWLAEHMLILKLTSPQGVTKYVAAAFPSACGKTNLAMLKPTIPGWTVEAIGDDIAWMRVGEDGRLWAVNPEFGFFGVAPGTNEDTNPYAMETIRKGNSVFTNVALTADGDVWWEGLENPPAVATSWKGEPWTPEIAAETGELSSHANSRYCTPIKQCSILADEYDDPRGVPIDAILFGGRRKTTIPLVTEARDWNHGTFMGATLSSETTAAAVGAVGVVRRDPMAMLPFIGYNAGDYFGHWVGIGKDNDAAKLPKIFYVNWFRRDDDGGFLWPGFGENSRVLKWVIERIDGQAAAVETPIGHVPAPGSLDIDGLDVTEEQLAQALAVDTEEWRAELPQIEEWFEKFGDDLPAVLWSELDTLKARLEA; from the coding sequence ATGACCGCCACCATCGACACCCAGACGACTCCTCCCACCGAGCAGCCGACCACCCACCAGGGCATCCTCGCCTGGGTCACCGAGGTGGCCGAGCTGACGCAGCCCGACGCCATCCACTGGTGCACCGGGTCCGACGAGGAGTGGCAGCAGCTCACCGCCGCCCTCGAGGCGACGGGCACCTTCACCCGGCTCGACCCGGACCTGATGCCCAACTCCTTCCACGCCGCCTCGGACCCGACCGACGTCGCCCGCGTCGAGGACCGCACCTACATCTGCTCGGTGCGCGAGCGTGACGCCGGCCCCACCAACAACTGGATGGACCCGGCCGAGATGAAGGACCTCATGCGCGGGCTCTACGCCGGCTGCATGCGGGGCCGCACGATGTACGTCGTCCCGTTCGTCATGGGTCACCTCGAGGCCGACCACCCGATGTTCGGCATCGAGGTCACCGACTCGGCCTACGTCACGGTGTCGATGCGCGTCATGGCCCGCATGGGCACCGACGTCCTGCGCCGGATCGAGGAGCTCGCCGACGCCGGTGAGGACCCGCAGTGGGTGCCCGCCCTCCACTCGGTCGGCATGCCGCTCGAGCCGGGCCAGGACGACGTGTCGTGGCCGTGCAACGACACCAAGTACATCGTCCAGTTCCCCGAGGAGCGGATGATCTGGAGCTTCGGCTCGGGCTACGGCGGCAACGCCCTGCTCGGCAAGAAGTGCTACGCCCTGCGCATCGCCTCCGTCATGGCGCGCGACGAGGGCTGGCTGGCCGAGCACATGCTGATCCTCAAGCTCACCTCGCCGCAGGGCGTCACCAAGTACGTCGCCGCGGCCTTCCCGAGCGCGTGCGGCAAGACCAACCTCGCGATGCTCAAGCCGACCATCCCGGGCTGGACGGTCGAGGCCATCGGCGACGACATCGCCTGGATGCGCGTCGGCGAGGACGGCCGCCTGTGGGCGGTCAACCCGGAGTTCGGCTTCTTCGGCGTCGCGCCGGGCACCAACGAGGACACCAACCCCTACGCGATGGAGACCATCCGCAAGGGCAACTCGGTCTTCACCAACGTCGCCCTCACCGCCGACGGCGACGTGTGGTGGGAGGGCCTGGAGAACCCGCCGGCCGTGGCCACGAGCTGGAAGGGCGAGCCCTGGACGCCGGAGATCGCCGCCGAGACCGGCGAGCTGTCCAGCCACGCCAACAGCCGCTACTGCACCCCGATCAAGCAGTGCTCGATCCTCGCCGACGAGTACGACGACCCGCGTGGCGTGCCGATCGACGCGATCCTCTTCGGCGGCCGCCGCAAGACGACCATCCCGCTGGTCACCGAGGCCCGCGACTGGAACCACGGCACCTTCATGGGCGCGACGCTCTCCTCGGAGACCACCGCGGCCGCCGTCGGCGCCGTCGGCGTGGTGCGACGCGACCCGATGGCGATGCTGCCGTTCATCGGCTACAACGCCGGCGACTACTTCGGTCACTGGGTCGGCATCGGCAAGGACAACGACGCCGCCAAGCTGCCGAAGATCTTCTACGTCAACTGGTTCCGTCGCGATGACGACGGTGGCTTCCTCTGGCCGGGCTTCGGCGAGAACAGCCGCGTGCTCAAGTGGGTCATCGAGCGCATCGACGGCCAGGCAGCGGCCGTCGAGACGCCCATCGGCCACGTCCCGGCGCCCGGCTCGCTGGACATCGACGGGCTCGACGTGACCGAGGAGCAGCTGGCGCAGGCGCTCGCCGTCGACACCGAGGAGTGGAGGGCCGAGCTCCCGCAGATCGAGGAGTGGTTCGAGAAGTTCGGCGACGACCTCCCGGCCGTGCTGTGGAGCGAGCTCGACACGCTGAAGGCCCGGCTCGAGGCCTGA
- a CDS encoding TrmB family transcriptional regulator yields MPLGQQERGIFEEQATPLYEEIVTSGGISTTDRRIVDRGELQQAFELLVEVGLVVRSDDGTQWRAVDPAAVQAQVVAPLGQQGAELIAESAHWAQAFSTLSHAWRRSPSAVGGPFAEIRGLSTIASFLASLVGDAELELLTAQPQDRRGVKQLGEAGAREIAALKRGVKMRTLYQHAARRGADTRKYVAAVTAAGAEVRTLDEFFNRLIVVDRRIAIIPSHEGLSAAMVISDLSMVGYLVDMFERHWERARPFTSSETSLMRDIAAEQRAMTIRMLLEGRADPAGAKRLGVSPRTYAGYVADLKNEFEVETRFQLGYEMGKRGISGRETDEPTP; encoded by the coding sequence ATGCCCCTGGGGCAGCAGGAGCGCGGGATCTTCGAGGAGCAGGCCACGCCGCTCTACGAGGAGATCGTGACCTCGGGGGGCATCAGCACCACCGACCGTCGCATCGTCGACCGGGGTGAGCTCCAGCAGGCCTTCGAGCTCCTCGTCGAGGTCGGCCTGGTCGTGAGGAGCGACGACGGCACGCAGTGGCGCGCGGTGGACCCCGCCGCGGTGCAGGCGCAGGTGGTCGCCCCGCTGGGGCAGCAGGGTGCCGAGCTCATCGCCGAGTCGGCTCACTGGGCGCAGGCGTTCTCGACGCTGTCGCACGCCTGGCGTCGTTCGCCGAGCGCCGTCGGGGGTCCGTTCGCCGAGATCCGCGGCCTCAGCACCATCGCCAGCTTCCTCGCGTCGCTCGTGGGCGACGCCGAGCTCGAGCTGCTGACGGCGCAGCCGCAGGACCGCCGGGGTGTCAAGCAGCTCGGCGAGGCCGGTGCCCGCGAGATCGCGGCGCTCAAGCGGGGCGTCAAGATGCGCACCCTCTACCAGCACGCCGCCCGACGAGGTGCCGACACCCGCAAGTACGTCGCCGCGGTGACCGCCGCCGGCGCCGAGGTCCGCACCCTCGACGAGTTCTTCAACCGCCTCATCGTGGTGGACCGCCGGATCGCGATCATCCCCAGCCACGAGGGGCTCAGCGCGGCGATGGTCATCAGCGACCTGTCGATGGTCGGCTACCTCGTCGACATGTTCGAGCGCCACTGGGAGCGGGCACGCCCCTTCACCAGCAGCGAGACCTCCCTCATGCGCGACATCGCCGCCGAGCAGCGCGCGATGACGATCCGGATGCTGCTGGAGGGCCGTGCCGACCCGGCGGGCGCCAAGCGCCTCGGCGTCAGCCCGCGGACGTACGCCGGCTACGTCGCCGACCTCAAGAACGAGTTCGAGGTCGAGACGAGGTTCCAGCTCGGCTACGAGATGGGCAAGCGGGGCATCTCCGGCCGGGAGACGGACGAGCCGACGCCCTGA
- a CDS encoding AAA family ATPase has translation MTTWFESADDAAERLRAAGYLTDDATALTTYLAGALEKPLLVEGPAGVGKTELAKAVARATGAELVRLQCYEGLDEARALYEWNYKKQLLRIQASGGRDAGPDSWSETHDDIFTEEFLLTRPLLTAIRRDEPTVLLVDEVDKTDVEVEGLLLEVLSDFQVTIPELGTVAATRRPFVVLTSNASRELSEAVKRRCLFLHLGYPDAERERQIVTSQVPGLDDRVAAQLVDVVVRLRELELKKAPSIAESVDWARTLIALQIGDLDEATVARTLGVVLKHASDQRRAVTELKLAVR, from the coding sequence GTGACGACCTGGTTCGAGTCCGCCGACGACGCGGCCGAGCGCCTGCGCGCGGCCGGCTACCTCACCGACGACGCGACCGCCCTGACGACGTACCTCGCGGGAGCGCTGGAGAAGCCGTTGCTCGTCGAGGGCCCGGCCGGCGTGGGCAAGACCGAGCTGGCCAAGGCCGTCGCCCGGGCGACGGGCGCCGAGCTGGTGCGGCTGCAGTGCTACGAGGGCCTCGACGAGGCGCGGGCCCTCTACGAGTGGAACTACAAGAAGCAGCTGCTCCGGATCCAGGCCAGCGGCGGCCGCGACGCCGGTCCGGACTCGTGGAGCGAGACCCACGACGACATCTTCACCGAGGAGTTCCTCCTCACCCGGCCGTTGCTCACCGCGATCCGGCGCGACGAGCCGACCGTGCTGCTCGTCGACGAGGTCGACAAGACCGACGTGGAGGTGGAGGGGCTCCTGCTCGAGGTGCTGAGCGACTTCCAGGTGACGATCCCCGAGCTGGGCACGGTCGCGGCGACCCGGCGTCCCTTCGTGGTCCTCACGTCCAACGCCAGCCGAGAGCTGTCCGAGGCGGTGAAGCGACGGTGCCTGTTCCTGCACCTGGGCTACCCCGACGCCGAGCGCGAGCGGCAGATCGTCACCAGCCAGGTGCCCGGGCTCGACGACCGGGTCGCCGCCCAGCTCGTCGACGTCGTCGTACGCCTGCGCGAGCTCGAGCTCAAGAAGGCGCCGTCCATCGCGGAGTCCGTCGACTGGGCCCGCACGCTGATCGCGCTGCAGATCGGCGACCTCGACGAGGCGACGGTCGCCCGGACGCTCGGTGTGGTCCTCAAGCACGCCTCGGACCAGCGACGGGCCGTCACCGAGCTCAAGCTGGCCGTGAGGTGA
- a CDS encoding VWA domain-containing protein, giving the protein MTLLDTHIGFVEALRSAGLSVSLAEGLDAISALEKVRWDDRETVRAAYAATLVKRQPQRVTFDAVFDIYYPRLVGDGVRAGDTTDEEAEGDSAPAGGPRDTGADLERFREALADALAAGDQQALQDLAAEAVGRFGAMPGRGPGLSSWSAYTSLQRVSPSELLDRLVQGLLAEGLDGERAQRTAGRRIGDFTRLVEGDARRRIAEEKGPRHVADVTVRPTIDRLDFTAARRSDLEEMRREIYPLARRLAARLTKEQHARRRGPLDVRRTVRASIATGGVPLTTHHRPRRPHRTDLVVLCDVSGSVANFAQFTLMLVFALREAFGGVRAFTFVDDVVEVTDAFRPGADVVEVMDSLAASISHAALFGRTSYGRALTRFAEAHPDAIGPRSSLLVLGDARSNYSDLALPVLADLAGRARHAWWLNPEHPRHWGTGDSAADRYGEVVPMVECRNLAQLGEFVHEIV; this is encoded by the coding sequence GTGACCCTGCTCGACACCCACATCGGCTTCGTGGAGGCGCTGCGCTCCGCGGGCCTGTCGGTGTCGCTGGCCGAGGGGCTCGACGCCATCAGCGCCTTGGAGAAGGTGCGCTGGGACGACCGCGAGACCGTCCGGGCCGCGTACGCCGCCACGCTGGTGAAGCGGCAGCCGCAGCGCGTCACGTTCGACGCGGTCTTCGACATCTACTACCCGCGCCTGGTCGGCGACGGGGTGCGCGCCGGCGACACGACCGACGAGGAAGCGGAGGGGGACTCCGCCCCGGCCGGTGGCCCCCGCGACACGGGTGCGGACCTCGAGCGCTTCCGGGAGGCGCTGGCCGACGCGCTGGCGGCGGGCGACCAGCAGGCCCTGCAGGACCTCGCGGCGGAGGCGGTGGGGCGGTTCGGCGCCATGCCCGGTCGCGGGCCGGGCCTGTCCAGCTGGTCGGCGTACACGTCGTTGCAGCGCGTCTCGCCCTCCGAGCTGCTGGACCGGCTGGTCCAGGGCCTGCTGGCCGAGGGACTCGACGGCGAGCGGGCGCAGCGCACCGCCGGCCGGCGCATCGGCGACTTCACCCGCCTGGTCGAGGGTGACGCCCGGCGGCGCATCGCCGAGGAGAAGGGACCGCGGCACGTCGCGGACGTGACGGTGCGGCCCACCATCGACCGGCTCGACTTCACCGCCGCCCGCCGCTCCGACCTCGAGGAGATGCGCCGCGAGATCTACCCCCTCGCCCGGCGGCTGGCCGCGCGGCTGACCAAGGAGCAGCACGCGCGGCGGCGCGGTCCGCTCGACGTACGCCGCACGGTGCGGGCGTCGATCGCCACCGGCGGCGTGCCGCTGACGACGCACCACCGTCCGCGCCGGCCGCACCGCACCGACCTGGTGGTGCTGTGCGACGTGAGCGGCTCGGTGGCCAACTTCGCGCAGTTCACGCTGATGCTGGTGTTCGCGCTGCGCGAGGCCTTCGGCGGCGTGCGGGCGTTCACGTTCGTCGACGACGTCGTCGAGGTCACCGACGCCTTCCGCCCGGGCGCCGACGTGGTCGAGGTGATGGACTCGCTCGCCGCGAGCATCTCGCACGCCGCCCTCTTCGGGCGGACCAGCTATGGCCGGGCGCTCACGCGCTTCGCCGAGGCCCACCCCGACGCGATCGGTCCGCGGTCCTCGCTGCTGGTCCTGGGCGACGCGCGCTCCAACTACAGCGACCTGGCGCTGCCGGTGCTGGCGGACCTCGCCGGCCGGGCCCGTCACGCGTGGTGGCTCAACCCCGAGCACCCGCGGCACTGGGGCACCGGGGACAGCGCGGCGGACCGGTACGGCGAGGTGGTGCCCATGGTGGAGTGCCGCAACCTCGCCCAGCTGGGCGAGTTCGTGCACGAGATCGTCTAG
- a CDS encoding potassium/proton antiporter, with product MTFDVHQLDEFVLVGAVVTLAAILAVRVSAGVGLPSLLIYLLIGVVLGEGGPFGIPFDDAQLAHALGFGALAIILAEGGLTTDWRQMRSSVRLGLSLATVGVAVSVAVVAVGTHYLLGLPWELAILLGAICSPTDAAAVFSVLRALPLPKRLTGALEAESGLNDAPTVVLVGIISTGAAADSGVLETAGIIVFELIAGGLVGVVCGVAGAWIMRRVALPSSGLYPLAVLCLAFTAYGAAAALHASGFAAIYVAALILGNSELPHRMTTRSFAEGIAWLAQIGLFVMLGLLLSPGRIDVDTVVHALVTGLVLTVVARPLSVLVSSVVQPMAARDLAFISWAGLRGAVPIVLATIPLSEGVDGADDLFDIVFVMVVVYTLLTGPTLPWVARRLGVAHRLQPRGLDVEAAPLDRVAADLLQVTIAATSKMHGVEVGELRLPKGASVSLVIRSGEVLVPERRTVLRAGDDLLVVTPRKLREVTEGRLRQVSQNGRLAQWLGDPTRRDRDRG from the coding sequence ATGACCTTCGACGTCCACCAGCTCGACGAGTTCGTGCTGGTCGGCGCGGTCGTGACCCTGGCGGCGATCCTCGCCGTACGCGTCTCGGCGGGCGTCGGCCTGCCGTCGCTGCTGATCTACCTGCTCATCGGCGTGGTGCTCGGCGAGGGCGGTCCGTTCGGCATCCCGTTCGACGACGCGCAGCTCGCCCACGCGCTGGGCTTCGGCGCTCTCGCGATCATCCTGGCCGAGGGTGGTCTCACCACCGACTGGCGCCAGATGCGGTCGAGCGTGCGGCTGGGATTGTCGCTGGCGACCGTCGGCGTCGCGGTGTCCGTCGCGGTGGTCGCGGTCGGCACCCACTACCTCCTCGGGCTGCCGTGGGAGCTCGCCATCCTGCTCGGCGCGATCTGCTCGCCCACCGACGCCGCGGCCGTGTTCTCGGTGCTGCGGGCCCTGCCGCTGCCCAAGCGCCTGACCGGCGCCCTCGAGGCCGAGTCGGGGCTCAACGACGCCCCGACCGTCGTGCTCGTCGGCATCATCTCCACCGGCGCGGCCGCGGACTCGGGGGTGCTCGAGACCGCGGGCATCATCGTCTTCGAGCTGATCGCCGGCGGCCTCGTCGGCGTGGTGTGCGGCGTCGCCGGGGCGTGGATCATGCGGCGGGTCGCGCTGCCGTCCTCGGGCCTCTACCCGCTCGCGGTCCTGTGCCTGGCGTTCACGGCGTACGGCGCCGCGGCCGCGCTGCACGCCTCCGGGTTCGCCGCCATCTACGTCGCGGCGCTCATCCTGGGCAACAGCGAGCTGCCGCACCGGATGACGACGCGGTCGTTCGCCGAGGGCATCGCGTGGCTGGCCCAGATCGGGCTGTTCGTCATGCTCGGCCTGCTGCTCTCGCCGGGGCGCATCGACGTCGACACGGTCGTCCACGCGCTGGTGACCGGCCTCGTCCTGACCGTCGTCGCCCGGCCGCTCTCGGTGCTGGTGAGCAGCGTCGTGCAGCCGATGGCAGCGCGCGACCTCGCCTTCATCTCGTGGGCCGGGCTGCGCGGCGCCGTGCCGATCGTGCTCGCCACCATCCCGCTCTCCGAGGGCGTCGACGGTGCAGACGACCTGTTCGACATCGTCTTCGTGATGGTGGTCGTCTACACCCTGCTCACCGGCCCGACCCTGCCCTGGGTCGCGCGGCGGCTGGGGGTGGCGCACCGGCTCCAGCCCCGCGGGCTCGACGTCGAGGCGGCTCCGCTCGACCGGGTCGCGGCGGACCTGCTGCAGGTCACGATCGCCGCCACCTCGAAGATGCACGGCGTCGAGGTCGGTGAGCTGCGGCTGCCCAAGGGCGCCTCGGTGTCGCTGGTCATCCGATCAGGGGAGGTGCTGGTGCCCGAGCGTCGTACGGTCCTGCGCGCGGGCGACGACCTGCTCGTGGTCACCCCGCGCAAGCTGCGCGAGGTCACCGAGGGCCGGCTGCGGCAGGTCTCGCAGAACGGTCGTCTCGCCCAGTGGCTGGGCGACCCGACGCGCCGCGACCGCGACCGCGGCTGA